One stretch of Cololabis saira isolate AMF1-May2022 chromosome 15, fColSai1.1, whole genome shotgun sequence DNA includes these proteins:
- the LOC133461408 gene encoding 26S proteasome non-ATPase regulatory subunit 4 translates to MGLESTMVCVDNSEYMRNGDFLPTRLQAQQDAVNIVCHSKTRSNPENNVGLITLANNCEVLTTLTPDTGRILSKLHAVQPKGEITFCTGIRVAHLALKHRQGKNHKMRIIAFVGSPVQDNEKDLVKMAKRLKKEKVNVDIINFGEEELNTEKLTAFINTLNGKEGTGSHLVTVPPGPSLADALLSSPILAGEGGAMMGLGASDFEFGVDPSADPELALALRVSMEEQRQRQEEEARRAAVASAADAGMPTPAADESEEALLKMSVSQPERGPAVLPDFSSMTEEEQIAYAMQMSLAGGEYGEMDTGAPMDTAESAKEEDDYDVMQDPEFLQSVLENLPGVDPNNEAIRNAMGSLASQTGNKADGKKDEEKKK, encoded by the exons ATGGGGCTGGAAAGTACTATGGTCTG TGTGGACAACAGCGAATACATGAGAAATGGAGACTTCCTGCCTACCAGACTACAGGCTCAACAAGATGCTGTCAACATCGTCTGCCACTCCAAAACACGCAGCAACCCAGAGAACAATGTCGGCCTCATCACTTTGGCAAA TAACTGTGAGGTCCTCACCACGCTGACGCCAGATACTGGACGCATCCTGTCCAAACTTCATGCTGTCCAGCCTAAAGGAGAGATCACTTTCTGCACAGGCATCCGAGTTGCTCAT CTGGCCCTAAAGCACAGACAAGGAAAAAACCACAAGATGAGGATCATCGCCTTTGTTGGGAGTCCTGTGCAGGATAATGAAAAAGAT CTTGTCAAGATGGCAAAGCGcttgaaaaaagagaaggtgAACGTAGATATCATAAACTTTGGAGAAGAG GAACTGAACACAGAAAAGCTGACTGCTTTTATAAACACACTGAATGGGAAGGAGGGGACCGGCTCCCACCTGGTAACCGTCCCCCCAGGACCCAGTCTGGCTGATGCTCTGCTGTCTTCCCCCATCCTGGCGGGAGAGGGCGGCGCTATGATGGGTCTCGGTGCCAGCGACTTCGAGTTTGGTGTGGACCCGAGCGCTGATCCTGAGCTCGCACTT GCCCTCCGTGTTTCAATGGAGGAGCAACGGCAGaggcaggaggaggaggcccGCAGAGCTGCTGTTGCTTCTGCCGCTGACGCAGGGATGCCTACACCCGCTGCAGATG aatCAGAAGAAGCCTTGTTGAAGATGTCTGTGTCTCAGCCTGAAAGAGGCCCAGCAGTCCTGCCTGACTTCAGCAGCATGACAGAGGAGGAGCAGATAGCCTATGCCATGCAGATGTCTCTCGCCGGAGGAG AGTATGGTGAAATGGACACGGGAGCCCCCATGGACACTGCAGAATCAGCCAAG gaggaagatgaCTATGATGTGATGCAAGACCCAGAGTTCCTACAGAGTGTCCTGGAGAATCTCCCTGGTGTTGATCCAAACAATGAGGCCATCCGTAACGCCATGGGCTCCCTCGCTTCGCAGACGGGAAACAAAGCAGATGGCAAAAAGgatgaagagaagaaaaaatga
- the znf687b gene encoding zinc finger protein 687b isoform X1, whose protein sequence is MGDMKTPDFDDLLAAFDIPDIDAKEAIQSAPDDAEGPPGAAGAPHLGKPDGVGGVGASLRPPTPADPQQADTSIVSVIVKNKVRHETVDGGEGVDTDQDPIDVIAGVDVGPRLGACPAGAGMAESEQVNHNGFGASSGVSAPLSQGQSNGAPWSLSTPKVSAEEAGASTAKSHKQGGNIFNRLKPLVAQGSGDPVGRARKMQLLQQQHQQQQDTGQERPDSAKASLPSSSSLSAGSSPLAAGGPVGPASPFFPPSKPLLSASPSVPSSNPLHSSQPFNGAPKGSSAGFQHQQLEEEDSDPDLGSPLVIQENPDSPSCTQLSRHYKSDAHPQPKLGSTPLGSSLTSSAPLSGSTDSPQVEDRHPEHVIEERDSPESPEPEMPKSAAQVATKRCSSPAMAPTPPPPELREPKEEEEEMEVGNGIDRVVDGKTDKGETVRMSEESMELDNNKPKPVSSAGGESGVAAPAASGAPSRPLKVRIKTIKTSTGGITRTVTRVAPKGGAAGKGLDAKGQAGERKVLGSKASKADSSGGHVTSSQKVSALNALPVSTLAASSVMLAAATKVQNKMASSDKPKVSATAVSITKSAALPATPAVSSSPKFSVATGGISVRTATNKTANGGGGPIAGAALQANKPASIVNSTGAVISRSQSSLVEAFNKILNSKNLLPSYKPDLSAPPPPEWGLPLPATGYRCLECGDAFALERSLARHYDRRSLRIEVTCNHCAKRLAFFNKCSLLLHAREHKERGLVMQCSHLVMRPVTVEQMIGQQDITPIGGLLSSSSSSPPVSSPSAAPGAPVAAANSSPMKDSSSPATAQPRPVRRTPQGPQALMPLPCKKAEGLQYNNFKCSECQTQFSSKTELVTHFQQIRGAPNSTCTQCSPPMMLPNSCAVSAHQRIHKHRAPHVCPECGGIARQASFQTHLEEACLHFARRIGYRCSSCQVVFGGLNSIKSHIQTAHCEVFHKCPSCPMAFKSSPSAQSHISTQHPTLTGGQAKMIYKCVMCDTVFTQKPLLYMHFDTHLAKQKVHVFKCPDCTKLYAQKGSMMEHIKTAHRGASAKQESQPDASNAASAPANTSGPSGVKSKSSGKPDTSDGEDWGRDQEEEEEEEEEDEDDEGDEDYEAPGANAAAPAAAPTEWTCPQCQTTFTDNDDYLSHVKMEHGKFPCRICGGTFSTSSSLRRHERVIHEGNKRVFHCQYCTEGKRTFGSRFLLDKHIRLHHRSTDGHGPPLTRKRAATGGEGPGSSSEQDGEDRPPATRTGDEEETPTEEGGAGPAKRTRASIASTSSAPGELEEEDNVFRCVPCGFSTEDGAEFQRHIPQHRGDTASFQCLQCGVCFASAGSLSRHRFISHRVRDTHSDAERGPAHAHGSPDGSPSASPLAPGEDGDLNCKVCGRRFDKASDLNTHFRTHGMAFLTAHKTDKPQ, encoded by the exons ATGGGGGACATGAAGACCCCAGATTTTGATGACCTGCTGGCGGCATTTGACATTCCTGACATAGATGCCAAAGAGGCCATCCAGTCGGCCCCGGATGACGCCGAGGGACCCCCCGGGGCCGCCGGGGCTCCTCACCTGGGGAAGCCGGACGGAGTGGGGGGCGTCGGGGCGTCCCTGAGGCCGCCCACCCCGGCAGACCCCCAGCAGGCCGACACCTCAATCGTGAGTGTAATTGTGAAGAACAAAGTCCGCCATGAGACTGTAGATGGAGGCGAGGGAGTGGACACTGATCAAGACCCTATTGATGTGATCGCAGGGGTGGATGTGGGTCCCAGACTGGGTGCATGTCCCGCTGGGGCTGGGATGGCTGAGTCTGAGCAAGTAAACCACAATGGTTTCGGAGCATCATCCGGTGTGTCCGCTCCACTGAGCCAGGGCCAGTCTAACGGAGCCCCGTGGTCACTGAGCACCCCTAAAGTGTCCGCGGAAGAAGCCGGGGCCAGTACGGCCAAGTCCCACAAGCAGGGCGGCAACATTTTTAACAGACTTAAGCCACTTGTGGCGCAGGGATCTGGAGACCCGGTGGGCCGGGCCAGGAAGATGCAGCTCCTGCAACAGCAGCACCAACAGCAGCAGGATACGGGCCAGGAGAGACCAGACAGCGCCAAAGCATCACTACCATCATCTTCCTCTCTGTCCGCCGGGTCGTCTCCTCTGGCCGCCGGCGGGCCCGTTGGACCGGCTTCACCCTTCTTTCCGCCTTCCAAGCCTCTGCTTTCAGCGTCACCTTCTGTGCCCTCTTCAAACCCACTCCACTCGTCTCAGCCTTTCAACGGCGCTCCCAAAGGGAGCTCTGCTGGGTTTCAGCACCAGcagttggaggaggaggattcGGACCCTGATTTGGGGAGCCCGCTGGTGATCCAGGAGAACCCCGACTCGCCGTCTTGCACTCAGTTGAGTCGACACTACAAGTCAGACGCTCACCCTCAACCTAAACTCGGTAGCACTCCTTTAGGATCGTCTCTGACTTCGTCGGCCCCCCTGTCCGGCTCCACGGACAGTCCCCAGGTGGAGGACCGGCATCCAGAACACGTCATCGAAGAGAGAGACTCGCCGGAGAGTCCGGAACCAGAGATGCCAAAGTCGGCAGCTCAGGTTGCGACTAAGAGATGCTCCAGCCCCGCCATGGCCCCCACGCCACCGCCACCAGAACTGCGGGAAcctaaagaggaggaggaagaaatgGAAGTGGGCAATGGGATAGATAGGGTTGTGGATGGTAAAACGGACAAAGGAGAAACTGTGAGGATGAGTGAGGAAAGTATGGAGTTGGATAATAATAAACCTAAGCCCGTTTCCAGTGCTGGAGGAGAATCGGGCGTCGCTGCGCCGGCGGCCTCCGGAGCTCCATCCCGACCCCTTAAAGTCaggataaaaacaattaaaacctccacagGTGGAATCACCAGAACGGTGACCCGGGTGGCGCCTAAAGGTGGTGCTGCAGGGAAAGGCCTAGACGCTAAAGGTCAAGCTGGAGAACGTAAGGTGTTGGGAAGCAAAGCCTCAAAAGCGGACTCTTCTGGCGGCCACGTCACAAGTTCCCAGAAAGTAAGTGCTCTGAACGCTTTGCCGGTGTCTACACTCGCAGCCAGCAGCGTCATGCTCGCCGCCGCCACGAAAGTCCAAAACAAAATGGCTTCGTCTGACAAGCCAAAGGTTTCCGCCACCGCGGTCAGCATCACGAAGTCCGCCGCCCTTCCCGCAACGCCCGCCGTGTCTTCCTCCCCAAAGTTTTCAGTGGCTACCGGTGGGATAAGCGTACGCACGGCCACCAACAAAACGGCGAACGGGGGCGGCGGGCCCATCGCGGGCGCCGCGCTCCAGGCCAACAAACCCGCCTCCATCGTCAACAGCACGGGAGCGGTGATTTCCCGGAGTCAGTCCAGCCTGGTGGAGGCCTTCAACAAAATACTGAACAGCAAAAACCTTCTGCCAAGCTACAAGCCCGACCTGTCGGCTCCCCCTCCGCCCGAGTGGGGTCTCCCACTCCCCGCCACCGGGTACCGCTGCCTGGAGTGCGGGGACGCCTTCGCCCTGGAGCGCAGCCTGGCGCGGCACTACGACCGGCGCTCCCTCCGCATCGAAGTCACCTGCAACCATTGTGCTAAGAGGCTGGCCTTCTTCAATAAGTGCAGCCTGCTGCTGCACGCGCGGGAACATAAGGAGCGTGGGCTGGTCATGCAGTGCTCGCACCTGGTGATGAGGCCTGTCACTGTGGAGCAGATGATTGGCCAGCAAGACATTACACCCATTGGCG GCTTGCTCTCGTCTtcgtcctcctctcctccagtcTCTTCTCCCTCTGCCGCTCCAGGGGCCCCCGTCGCCGCCGCCAACTCCAGTCCCATGAAAGACTCGTCGTCTCCAGCGACGGCTCAGCCGCGGCCGGTCCGCCGCACACCCCAGGGCCCCCAGGCGCTCATGCCGTTGCCCTGCAAGAAGGCCGAGGGGCTGCAGTACAACAACTTCAAATGTTCCGAGTGCCAAACGCAGTTCTCCAGCAAGACCGAGCTGGTCACCCACTTCCAGCAGATCCGCGGCGCTCCCAACTCC ACGTGTACGCAGTGCTCCCCGCCCATGATGCTCCCTAACTCGTGTGCAGTGTCCGCCCACCAGAGGATCCACAAGCACCGAGCGCCTCACGTGTGTCCGGAGTGTGGCGGGATCGCCAGGCAGGCCAGTTTCCAGACTCACCTGGAGGAGGCCTGTCTGCACTTCGCCAGGCGGATCGGCTACAG GTGTTCGAGCTGCCAGGTGGTTTTCGGAGGGCTGAACTCCATAAAGTCCCACATCCAGACTGCTCACTGCGAGGTCTTCCACAAGTGCCCCAGCTGCCCCATGGCCTTCAAGTCTTCCCCCAGCGCCCAGAGCCACATCAGCACCCAGCACCCCACGCTGACCGGAGGACAGGCCAA GATGATCTACAAGTGCGTGATGTGTGATACTGTTTTTACCCAAAAACCATTGCTGTACATGCACTTCGACACTCATTTAGCCAAGCAGAAAGTGCATGTGTTCAAGTGTCCTGACTGCACCAAGCTCTACGCTCAGAAAGGTTCCATGATGGAGCATATTAAG ACTGCTCACAGAGGAGCCTCAGCCAAGCAGGAGTCTCAGCCCGATGCTTCCAACGCCGCCTCCGCCCCGGCCAACACGTCCGGCCCTTCAGGGGTCAAGTCGAAATCCTCCGGAAAACCAGACACCTCGGACGGCGAGGACTGGGGTCGGgatcaggaggaggaggaggaagaggaggaggaggacgaagaCGACGAGGGGGACGAGGATTACGAGGCCCCGGGGGCCAACGCTGCGGCCCCCGCGGCGGCTCCCACCGAGTGGACCTGCCCCCAGTGCCAGACCACCTTTACCGACAACGACGACTATCTGAGTCACGTGAAGATGGAGCATGGCAAG TTCCCTTGTCGTATTTGTGGAGGAACATTCAGCACATCTTCCAGCTTGCGACGTCATGAGCGTGTCATTCACGAGGGCAACAAAAGAGTCTTCCATTGCCA ATATTGCACGGAGGGTAAACGCACCTTTGGCAGCCGATTCTTGTTGGACAAACACATTCGGCTTCATCACAGATCCACTGATGGACAT GGTCCCCCCCTCACCAGGAAGCGAGCGGCCACGGGCGGAGAGGGACCCGGCAGCTCCTCCGAGCAGGACGGGGAGGACCGCCCTCCCGCGACCAGGACCGGAGATGAGGAGGAAACCCCCACGGAGGAGGGGGGCGCCGGTCCAGCCAAGAGAACCAGGGCGTCGATCGCCTCCACGTCGTCGGCCCCCGGCGAGTTAGAGGAGGAAGACAACGTTTTCCGCTGCGTCCCCTGCGGCTTCTCCACGGAGGACGGGGCGGAGTTCCAGCGCCACATCCCGCAGCACCGGGGCGACACGGCGTCCTTCCAGTGCCTGCAGTGCGGCGTCTGCTTCGCCTCGGCCGGCTCCCTCAGCAGGCACCGCTTCATCAGCCACCGGGTGCGAGACACCCACAGCGACGCCGAGCGCGGCCCCGCCCACGCCCACGGCTCCCCGGACGGATCCCCGTCCGCCTCCCCTCTGGCGCCGGGCGAGGACGGAGACCTGAACTGCAAGGTGTGCGGCCGGCGCTTCGACAAGGCCTCGGACCTCAACACGCACTTCAGGACCCACGGGATGGCCTTCCTCACCGCACACAAGACGGACAAGCCCCAGTAG
- the znf687b gene encoding zinc finger protein 687b isoform X2 has product MGDMKTPDFDDLLAAFDIPDIDAKEAIQSAPDDAEGPPGAAGAPHLGKPDGVGGVGASLRPPTPADPQQADTSIVSVIVKNKVRHETVDGGEGVDTDQDPIDVIAGVDVGPRLGACPAGAGMAESEQVNHNGFGASSGVSAPLSQGQSNGAPWSLSTPKVSAEEAGASTAKSHKQGGNIFNRLKPLVAQGSGDPVGRARKMQLLQQQHQQQQDTGQERPDSAKASLPSSSSLSAGSSPLAAGGPVGPASPFFPPSKPLLSASPSVPSSNPLHSSQPFNGAPKGSSAGFQHQQLEEEDSDPDLGSPLVIQENPDSPSCTQLSRHYKSDAHPQPKLGSTPLGSSLTSSAPLSGSTDSPQVEDRHPEHVIEERDSPESPEPEMPKSAAQVATKRCSSPAMAPTPPPPELREPKEEEEEMEVGNGIDRVVDGKTDKGETVRMSEESMELDNNKPKPVSSAGGESGVAAPAASGAPSRPLKVRIKTIKTSTGGITRTVTRVAPKGGAAGKGLDAKGQAGERKVLGSKASKADSSGGHVTSSQKVSALNALPVSTLAASSVMLAAATKVQNKMASSDKPKVSATAVSITKSAALPATPAVSSSPKFSVATGGISVRTATNKTANGGGGPIAGAALQANKPASIVNSTGAVISRSQSSLVEAFNKILNSKNLLPSYKPDLSAPPPPEWGLPLPATGYRCLECGDAFALERSLARHYDRRSLRIEVTCNHCAKRLAFFNKCSLLLHAREHKERGLVMQCSHLVMRPVTVEQMIGQQDITPIGVSSPSAAPGAPVAAANSSPMKDSSSPATAQPRPVRRTPQGPQALMPLPCKKAEGLQYNNFKCSECQTQFSSKTELVTHFQQIRGAPNSTCTQCSPPMMLPNSCAVSAHQRIHKHRAPHVCPECGGIARQASFQTHLEEACLHFARRIGYRCSSCQVVFGGLNSIKSHIQTAHCEVFHKCPSCPMAFKSSPSAQSHISTQHPTLTGGQAKMIYKCVMCDTVFTQKPLLYMHFDTHLAKQKVHVFKCPDCTKLYAQKGSMMEHIKTAHRGASAKQESQPDASNAASAPANTSGPSGVKSKSSGKPDTSDGEDWGRDQEEEEEEEEEDEDDEGDEDYEAPGANAAAPAAAPTEWTCPQCQTTFTDNDDYLSHVKMEHGKFPCRICGGTFSTSSSLRRHERVIHEGNKRVFHCQYCTEGKRTFGSRFLLDKHIRLHHRSTDGHGPPLTRKRAATGGEGPGSSSEQDGEDRPPATRTGDEEETPTEEGGAGPAKRTRASIASTSSAPGELEEEDNVFRCVPCGFSTEDGAEFQRHIPQHRGDTASFQCLQCGVCFASAGSLSRHRFISHRVRDTHSDAERGPAHAHGSPDGSPSASPLAPGEDGDLNCKVCGRRFDKASDLNTHFRTHGMAFLTAHKTDKPQ; this is encoded by the exons ATGGGGGACATGAAGACCCCAGATTTTGATGACCTGCTGGCGGCATTTGACATTCCTGACATAGATGCCAAAGAGGCCATCCAGTCGGCCCCGGATGACGCCGAGGGACCCCCCGGGGCCGCCGGGGCTCCTCACCTGGGGAAGCCGGACGGAGTGGGGGGCGTCGGGGCGTCCCTGAGGCCGCCCACCCCGGCAGACCCCCAGCAGGCCGACACCTCAATCGTGAGTGTAATTGTGAAGAACAAAGTCCGCCATGAGACTGTAGATGGAGGCGAGGGAGTGGACACTGATCAAGACCCTATTGATGTGATCGCAGGGGTGGATGTGGGTCCCAGACTGGGTGCATGTCCCGCTGGGGCTGGGATGGCTGAGTCTGAGCAAGTAAACCACAATGGTTTCGGAGCATCATCCGGTGTGTCCGCTCCACTGAGCCAGGGCCAGTCTAACGGAGCCCCGTGGTCACTGAGCACCCCTAAAGTGTCCGCGGAAGAAGCCGGGGCCAGTACGGCCAAGTCCCACAAGCAGGGCGGCAACATTTTTAACAGACTTAAGCCACTTGTGGCGCAGGGATCTGGAGACCCGGTGGGCCGGGCCAGGAAGATGCAGCTCCTGCAACAGCAGCACCAACAGCAGCAGGATACGGGCCAGGAGAGACCAGACAGCGCCAAAGCATCACTACCATCATCTTCCTCTCTGTCCGCCGGGTCGTCTCCTCTGGCCGCCGGCGGGCCCGTTGGACCGGCTTCACCCTTCTTTCCGCCTTCCAAGCCTCTGCTTTCAGCGTCACCTTCTGTGCCCTCTTCAAACCCACTCCACTCGTCTCAGCCTTTCAACGGCGCTCCCAAAGGGAGCTCTGCTGGGTTTCAGCACCAGcagttggaggaggaggattcGGACCCTGATTTGGGGAGCCCGCTGGTGATCCAGGAGAACCCCGACTCGCCGTCTTGCACTCAGTTGAGTCGACACTACAAGTCAGACGCTCACCCTCAACCTAAACTCGGTAGCACTCCTTTAGGATCGTCTCTGACTTCGTCGGCCCCCCTGTCCGGCTCCACGGACAGTCCCCAGGTGGAGGACCGGCATCCAGAACACGTCATCGAAGAGAGAGACTCGCCGGAGAGTCCGGAACCAGAGATGCCAAAGTCGGCAGCTCAGGTTGCGACTAAGAGATGCTCCAGCCCCGCCATGGCCCCCACGCCACCGCCACCAGAACTGCGGGAAcctaaagaggaggaggaagaaatgGAAGTGGGCAATGGGATAGATAGGGTTGTGGATGGTAAAACGGACAAAGGAGAAACTGTGAGGATGAGTGAGGAAAGTATGGAGTTGGATAATAATAAACCTAAGCCCGTTTCCAGTGCTGGAGGAGAATCGGGCGTCGCTGCGCCGGCGGCCTCCGGAGCTCCATCCCGACCCCTTAAAGTCaggataaaaacaattaaaacctccacagGTGGAATCACCAGAACGGTGACCCGGGTGGCGCCTAAAGGTGGTGCTGCAGGGAAAGGCCTAGACGCTAAAGGTCAAGCTGGAGAACGTAAGGTGTTGGGAAGCAAAGCCTCAAAAGCGGACTCTTCTGGCGGCCACGTCACAAGTTCCCAGAAAGTAAGTGCTCTGAACGCTTTGCCGGTGTCTACACTCGCAGCCAGCAGCGTCATGCTCGCCGCCGCCACGAAAGTCCAAAACAAAATGGCTTCGTCTGACAAGCCAAAGGTTTCCGCCACCGCGGTCAGCATCACGAAGTCCGCCGCCCTTCCCGCAACGCCCGCCGTGTCTTCCTCCCCAAAGTTTTCAGTGGCTACCGGTGGGATAAGCGTACGCACGGCCACCAACAAAACGGCGAACGGGGGCGGCGGGCCCATCGCGGGCGCCGCGCTCCAGGCCAACAAACCCGCCTCCATCGTCAACAGCACGGGAGCGGTGATTTCCCGGAGTCAGTCCAGCCTGGTGGAGGCCTTCAACAAAATACTGAACAGCAAAAACCTTCTGCCAAGCTACAAGCCCGACCTGTCGGCTCCCCCTCCGCCCGAGTGGGGTCTCCCACTCCCCGCCACCGGGTACCGCTGCCTGGAGTGCGGGGACGCCTTCGCCCTGGAGCGCAGCCTGGCGCGGCACTACGACCGGCGCTCCCTCCGCATCGAAGTCACCTGCAACCATTGTGCTAAGAGGCTGGCCTTCTTCAATAAGTGCAGCCTGCTGCTGCACGCGCGGGAACATAAGGAGCGTGGGCTGGTCATGCAGTGCTCGCACCTGGTGATGAGGCCTGTCACTGTGGAGCAGATGATTGGCCAGCAAGACATTACACCCATTGGCG tcTCTTCTCCCTCTGCCGCTCCAGGGGCCCCCGTCGCCGCCGCCAACTCCAGTCCCATGAAAGACTCGTCGTCTCCAGCGACGGCTCAGCCGCGGCCGGTCCGCCGCACACCCCAGGGCCCCCAGGCGCTCATGCCGTTGCCCTGCAAGAAGGCCGAGGGGCTGCAGTACAACAACTTCAAATGTTCCGAGTGCCAAACGCAGTTCTCCAGCAAGACCGAGCTGGTCACCCACTTCCAGCAGATCCGCGGCGCTCCCAACTCC ACGTGTACGCAGTGCTCCCCGCCCATGATGCTCCCTAACTCGTGTGCAGTGTCCGCCCACCAGAGGATCCACAAGCACCGAGCGCCTCACGTGTGTCCGGAGTGTGGCGGGATCGCCAGGCAGGCCAGTTTCCAGACTCACCTGGAGGAGGCCTGTCTGCACTTCGCCAGGCGGATCGGCTACAG GTGTTCGAGCTGCCAGGTGGTTTTCGGAGGGCTGAACTCCATAAAGTCCCACATCCAGACTGCTCACTGCGAGGTCTTCCACAAGTGCCCCAGCTGCCCCATGGCCTTCAAGTCTTCCCCCAGCGCCCAGAGCCACATCAGCACCCAGCACCCCACGCTGACCGGAGGACAGGCCAA GATGATCTACAAGTGCGTGATGTGTGATACTGTTTTTACCCAAAAACCATTGCTGTACATGCACTTCGACACTCATTTAGCCAAGCAGAAAGTGCATGTGTTCAAGTGTCCTGACTGCACCAAGCTCTACGCTCAGAAAGGTTCCATGATGGAGCATATTAAG ACTGCTCACAGAGGAGCCTCAGCCAAGCAGGAGTCTCAGCCCGATGCTTCCAACGCCGCCTCCGCCCCGGCCAACACGTCCGGCCCTTCAGGGGTCAAGTCGAAATCCTCCGGAAAACCAGACACCTCGGACGGCGAGGACTGGGGTCGGgatcaggaggaggaggaggaagaggaggaggaggacgaagaCGACGAGGGGGACGAGGATTACGAGGCCCCGGGGGCCAACGCTGCGGCCCCCGCGGCGGCTCCCACCGAGTGGACCTGCCCCCAGTGCCAGACCACCTTTACCGACAACGACGACTATCTGAGTCACGTGAAGATGGAGCATGGCAAG TTCCCTTGTCGTATTTGTGGAGGAACATTCAGCACATCTTCCAGCTTGCGACGTCATGAGCGTGTCATTCACGAGGGCAACAAAAGAGTCTTCCATTGCCA ATATTGCACGGAGGGTAAACGCACCTTTGGCAGCCGATTCTTGTTGGACAAACACATTCGGCTTCATCACAGATCCACTGATGGACAT GGTCCCCCCCTCACCAGGAAGCGAGCGGCCACGGGCGGAGAGGGACCCGGCAGCTCCTCCGAGCAGGACGGGGAGGACCGCCCTCCCGCGACCAGGACCGGAGATGAGGAGGAAACCCCCACGGAGGAGGGGGGCGCCGGTCCAGCCAAGAGAACCAGGGCGTCGATCGCCTCCACGTCGTCGGCCCCCGGCGAGTTAGAGGAGGAAGACAACGTTTTCCGCTGCGTCCCCTGCGGCTTCTCCACGGAGGACGGGGCGGAGTTCCAGCGCCACATCCCGCAGCACCGGGGCGACACGGCGTCCTTCCAGTGCCTGCAGTGCGGCGTCTGCTTCGCCTCGGCCGGCTCCCTCAGCAGGCACCGCTTCATCAGCCACCGGGTGCGAGACACCCACAGCGACGCCGAGCGCGGCCCCGCCCACGCCCACGGCTCCCCGGACGGATCCCCGTCCGCCTCCCCTCTGGCGCCGGGCGAGGACGGAGACCTGAACTGCAAGGTGTGCGGCCGGCGCTTCGACAAGGCCTCGGACCTCAACACGCACTTCAGGACCCACGGGATGGCCTTCCTCACCGCACACAAGACGGACAAGCCCCAGTAG